The nucleotide window TTTTGAACTGCATGAGAAACCGAAGCCTTTTTCTCTTTTTTCACGGCCTTTTTTACCGGTATTAAAGGTTTGAGTTCAACTTTTGGCGGTACTGCTTTTATCGGCAACGCTTTGGACGGTATTACTGCACCCGGCCCGGCTTTAATCTGAGAAATGCTTGTTTCAATTTTCCCCATTCTTTCTGTTAAAGAGTCAAATTTAACTAAAAATGCAGTTTCAAGTCTTGTCACCCTCTCTTTTATGGGATCAATATCCTTTACGCCGTATGTCGATTGATCATTTGTTGATCCAAAAGAATTTTCCCCGGCTTGAAGTGCTTGTTCCAAATTTTCAATTCTCTTTTCAAGATCAGTAAAGGATGAGCTTGATGTGTTTTTTTCAACCGTTTCAGTTTTCGTATCCTGTTTACTCTCTGATTTAATATCCGATTTAATATCCGGGGATCTAAAAAAAAGAAAAAATACGATAAGAGTCAACAGTAATGCCCCGAAAATGATCATCGCAAATTCATTTTTTTTTAACAGCGCGGTATTAAACTTTTCACCAGTACCCGTAACATGAGTTGCATTTTTCTTATTGGGTGTGATTTTTGTTGTTGATATCTTTGCTTCAGGTTTATCTTTGTGGTCCATCTCAAAGCTCCTGCATTAATTTTTATTTTGAATAACCATTTAATACCATTTTAAGCTGATTTTTCAAGCTAATAAACCTCAAATGCAGATTAATTTTCATTATTGAACAATCAATCAATTGTATGATAGGGTTCTTAAGTAACAGTTATATGAAAGTCTTAAAAAATTCACACAAAGACTTTCAATCTTTGTTGTGGGCAAATCCGAATAAAACAGCTAATTTGCCCATGACTATTGTTTTGATTATATAGCAGGATACTTTCATGAAACATGACTTTAAATTTGTTACAACCTCTTTTTTCATCTTCTTTTTTACCCTTTTTATACTTCTTGCCCTTTTTCATCAACCTGTTTTTGCTCAGAGTAAAACTTATACCAATAAACTTGGGATGCGGTTTGTTCTCATTTCCAAGGGAAGTTTTTTAATGGGAAGCCCTGTATTCGAACCGGGTCGCCAGTGGAATGAGAAGCGCCACAAGGTTTTGATTTCAAAAGATTTTTATATGGGCGAAACAGAAGTAACCCAGGGACA belongs to Desulfobacula toluolica Tol2 and includes:
- a CDS encoding LysM peptidoglycan-binding domain-containing protein, with amino-acid sequence MDHKDKPEAKISTTKITPNKKNATHVTGTGEKFNTALLKKNEFAMIIFGALLLTLIVFFLFFRSPDIKSDIKSESKQDTKTETVEKNTSSSSFTDLEKRIENLEQALQAGENSFGSTNDQSTYGVKDIDPIKERVTRLETAFLVKFDSLTERMGKIETSISQIKAGPGAVIPSKALPIKAVPPKVELKPLIPVKKAVKKEKKASVSHAVQKGETLYSISKKYNTSVDTLRKLNNMSDNAKIYPGNNIIIR